Within the Eucalyptus grandis isolate ANBG69807.140 chromosome 1, ASM1654582v1, whole genome shotgun sequence genome, the region GATATTCCTTCTTATAAGCAGAGTCTTCATTCATTGCTGGATTTATTTAGGTCTCTCGATACTAGTCACATTCAATGTTCTGATGCTCGCTAAAGCCTGCAGACATTCATGGGTACCCACGTTTCTCCTAAATACAATGATTTGCTTAGCAGCAGAAAAATCTATGGAATGCTGAAACTCTAGGAACCATCTTGATCAGGAGCATAAAAGACAAGatgaataaatagaaaatttctacaGTTACTTTGCTTCTCAAGCTGCATATAAAGAGAACCTACGTCTGATCCAAGAAACTAACAGAACAATTCATGGCAGACAACATCTTTTGACAAAACTTTTAGTAAGTTGGGAAGAGCTATATACTGAAATGATGACAGGACAAGTGAGCTGAATATGTGAAAGTGAAAAACTCAAAGGGAAGAAATCTTATCAAGTCAAAGCTATCATCAGTAAAAGAATACTTCCAGCAGGTTACTGGAGTGACTCAGCTTCCGATGTCTGAGTCAACCCTTCTTTTCTTGCTCTTGTTTGACTTGTTCTTCCTGTCCTCTGCCCTTCATAACGCTATCAGATGTTACTTAAGGTAACAGTTAAGGCTTATCTTTACTGGAGGCTGCTTGCAGATCGGACTCTGAGCCTGCTGTGTTGGTACTTCTTAGTGGCATCTCATGGTTATGTTTTCCCTCATATGTTGTTATAAAGGCTCTCGGATCTTCTGAAGCTCTTTCGACGTGCTTCCGCACATTGCACTTGACACTGGTGCATCTATAGTAGCTTCTGTTGAAAATGAAACACCGTTTTATGAGATTCTGTGAAAGAGACCTCTCTCATTCCTCTTTCAGCTATTCTCCACACCTGGTGTTCATTGCAAGATATAAACTAGGGTTGGAAAATCTACTTATTCAACTTTCATCCTTGATTAACAAACTACAAAGATGGAGtaaaggtttttctttttgtgaactTTTAAACTTTCAATGAACAGCATAAGTTTATTTGGTCAGTAGCTAAGTTCTAGCATAGAAACTAGTTCTTAAAATGACAGCATGACCATCTTTCCAGAATGCTATGATATTGATCATCCAGCAAAATTTGAGCCCATGTAATTAGCTGTTTTTCCTTATAATAAACCGATTATGTCAAGTGTTCATGACCTAGCAAAATGTAGATTCCAGAAATCTCTAAAACACATACCATTCGGGTTGGGAACATATTCAAGTACAGGTTATACACCCTGTTCAAAGTCTCACCTGGGATACGGGTTTCCTTTCACAACCTTTTGCCCATACTTCCTCCACCGAAATCCATCACCTACAATCTCCGAATCTGTTGAATTTTGCACGGCGCGGGCTTCTTGTATTCCTTCACCCGAAATGCCCGGTTCATTCAATTGATTGTCACTTTTCCTATGAGAAGAATTCAATAGTCAGAACAAATAATGCGATACTGATAAAGAGGGCTGCCCATCTAGGAAAACAAGACCAAAAGAAATCACTAATTTTATTCTAAGAAGCTATCTGGCTTCTTCTATGCTAAAGGCCGATGCTCGCTTATGCTAACCTTCTCTTGTTCTTGGGCTCATCATCCTCCACTTCCAACTCCTTGCTTCCATCGTCATATTCGCAGCTAATACCGCAAGAATTGTCAGGTGTCGCACCACCAGCATTAGAAGCCACATTTGCAATAGGATCATAAGCCAGGGGACCTTTCCCATGGTAAGTCGTGAGTGCAAGATTCTTGTTCTCTACTCTATCTTCAGAGCATTCATCCCTTTCATTCAGGCGATTGTTTGTGCTGTCTAAGCCAGACCCTTCCAGTACGTTGCCTAACCCTTGTGTTCCTGACAAACTGCGTTTTGGAGGCTGAGGCTTTGGATGGCTGTGCTCGCCTTTATAGACTATTTCTGCTATCCGGCCATCGAAAGACCTCTCGACCTTTTTCTTCACCGGGCAGTTTGGGTGTGTGCATTTATAGTAACTTCTAGGATATTCGCTTCCCTTGACTTGCTTTTGCCCATATTTTCTCCAATTATATCCATCGTAAGAAGGGCGATCCATGTTCAAGGCCGGTGAAGTTCTCGTGTCTTCTTCCATGTTCTGGGAGGCCAATCTCAAGGGTTCACTTGTCCCATCCATATCTGCTTGTGAAGAGACACTCCGATGGAGATTTCCAATAGGCTGGGATCTCGAATTGTTTTTGTCCTGCAGTTGAGATTTAACACGTGCTTCGGCAACTGACAATGTTTGATGGTGAGCCATATTGAAGCTTCCctaatggcaaaaaaaaatgatatctttCTAGATTAGATAAGAACTAGGTATTACACAGTTTTTCTGGAACTTGAAATGGCCTCTGTCATAGGATAAATGCAATTTAGGTACTGACCATATTAGCCAAGAGCGAGACGGTTGACCTTGAGACAAGCTTTGCCAACGGTTTGTATATTACGGTAGGCTTTTCATCTGACTTTAAAGCCTTATCATTGGAATTGCCGGTTGCTGTTCCAGAGACTTCTGCCTGACTTTGTCTGATTCTGTCAATCTTAAATCTCTAAAGGCTGAAATTAAGAAGAATTATATCCACAGAGCAAATTTAAGGGTCACCTGGGATGAATTCACTGCAGTTGGAGCTCGATTTGGCACTGGCTTAAACCTCACCGTTTTGGGTCTAATGGTGGCAACTGCAGATTCAGTGCATGCATTAGGTGGCGATGAATTAATGGCACCAGCAAGGAGCTCCGAGAAGGA harbors:
- the LOC104435925 gene encoding WRKY transcription factor 44 isoform X1 — protein: METKETDRVVIAKPVASRPTSSNFQSFSELLAGAINSSPPNACTESAVATIRPKTVRFKPVPNRAPTAVNSSQAEVSGTATGNSNDKALKSDEKPTVIYKPLAKLVSRSTVSLLANMGSFNMAHHQTLSVAEARVKSQLQDKNNSRSQPIGNLHRSVSSQADMDGTSEPLRLASQNMEEDTRTSPALNMDRPSYDGYNWRKYGQKQVKGSEYPRSYYKCTHPNCPVKKKVERSFDGRIAEIVYKGEHSHPKPQPPKRSLSGTQGLGNVLEGSGLDSTNNRLNERDECSEDRVENKNLALTTYHGKGPLAYDPIANVASNAGGATPDNSCGISCEYDDGSKELEVEDDEPKNKRRKSDNQLNEPGISGEGIQEARAVQNSTDSEIVGDGFRWRKYGQKVVKGNPYPRSYYRCTSVKCNVRKHVERASEDPRAFITTYEGKHNHEMPLRSTNTAGSESDLQAASSKDKP
- the LOC104435925 gene encoding WRKY transcription factor 44 isoform X2, whose product is METKETDRVVIAKPVASRPTSSNFQSFSELLAGAINSSPPNACTESAVATIRPKTVRFKPVPNRAPTAVNSSQAEVSGTATGNSNDKALKSDEKPTVIYKPLAKLVSRSTVSLLANMGSFNMAHHQTLSVAEARVKSQLQDKNNSRSQPIGNLHRSVSSQADMDGTSEPLRLASQNMEEDTRTSPALNMDRPSYDGYNWRKYGQKQVKGSEYPRSYYKCTHPNCPVKKKVERSFDGRIAEIVYKGEHSHPKPQPPKRSLSGTQGLGNVLEGSGLDSTNNRLNERDECSEDRVENKNLALTTYHGKGPLAYDPIANVASNAGGATPDNSCGISCEYDDGSKELEVEDDEPKNKRRKSDNQLNEPGISGEGIQEARAVQNSTDSEIVGDGFRWRKYGQKVVKGNPYPRCGE